A segment of the Arachis hypogaea cultivar Tifrunner chromosome 5, arahy.Tifrunner.gnm2.J5K5, whole genome shotgun sequence genome:
TGATTCATAAGCGTACTTGATTTATAATTCTACTTTTTTTGCAATTGTCTCTAAGCATACTTGATTTTCTGGATTTagagttattttttattgaatttctggatttgaattttgaattcgtGTTTGATCTGCAATTTCTGTTTGATTCTTCTTATTGTTGTTGTGgttgaaattcaaaattgaaatctGATTCCTCTTCTTCGTCATATTCTAGACTTGTTCATTATCTTTGCATTTAAGTGAGCAATTAGAATCTGTTATCTGGTTATATTACTCTTCTAGGACAAACTATAGCAATGGCTCAAGGCAGGAGAAATATGGAATGACTAACAAACCCCGAGGAGAGCGTGAGGATGCGGTTTGTAAAACTGATTTTTGAATAggttcaatttttcatgttttatttgttAGTAAAGTAAAGTGATTGATTATAATTGGCCAACTGGATGTGGTGCTTTTATTAGCAACGATCGAACAAAGGTGAAAGAGGTGTCTTCTGAAGTATCAAAGTATATCCACTGGTAATGTACTAATCTTATGCTTGTATTTGAGATGTGAATGAATCATTCTGTGTATGTTTCTTATTTGAATTCCTAccccctctttctttcttttgtcttTATAGGAACCAAATGACAAGAGACTTAATTATGAACCACCTACAGATTTACTTAGCAAGGTACTTACAAACTGTATTCCATTTCTCCAATGTTAATATGATCCATACTTTCTTTGATATATATTTAGCTAATATTTGAGCCTGATTTGCAGCTGTCCCTGGTTTTTGAAGTGAAAAAATCTGCAAAACTGCCATCTAAGGTGCAACCAATTTCCTAGGTTCAGCTATCTCAGCACTCATATAACAACTTAAGATTCTTTTGAGTGGGTAAAGGTTTATTGAAAGAGATTCAGAAAAGCATTTtctttgaatgatattttaaagcttacattagactataattatttttcatgtgtttatttattattttattataaaacggttttttcggttcaactacggtcgaaccggttgaacctataaaccagtgaaccagtagctagagcggttcgatgatcggttcggttttcagaaccttctTAAAACCGTAAATTTTAAAAACTGGAATCGAATCGATCTAACCGGTTTTTTAAATGGGGGAGTGAAACGTCACCGTTTCAGCTGCTGCAGTTAGCCCTAACTCCATTCTCGATGCCCAGATCTAAATTCCACTCCAGAACGCCTCTGCTTCTCTCACACTCAATCTCCATCCTCTGCACTTAGCCCTAGCTCCTGGCCGTTCCCTTACCTCCGTCCAGCCACCGCCTCGTGCCGCCGCCGTCGTTCCTTCCAACATCGACCGTCTGCTCGCTCACCTTCCCTCCATCACGCAGCAGCCATCGATATCAACCTTCCCTTCCATCGCGCAGAAATCGCAACCTTCCTCCGTCGCGCAGCCACGCCGCCGCCGGTACTATCTCTGTTCTCCGCAACCATTGTTCCAGTTTGAAGCCCGTTCGAAGGTACTCCACCACTGTCTTGGTCACTCGGTGTCTCTATCTCCCATCGCGCAGCCATCGCAACCTTCCTCCGTCGCGCAGCCACGCCGCCGCCGGCACTATCTCTGTTCTCCGCAACCACTGTCCCAGTTCGAAGCCCGTTCGAAGGTACTCCACCACTGTCTTGGTCACTCGGTGTCTCTATCTCCCTTTTGCATGATCTGTTGAAGGCTTCTTCTAGCTTctagataaatttttattaactatgaATGAACCCTTGTTAATGTTTGATTCTGCGAAGCTCTGTGAACTGTGAAGTCACTGAATTGTGAACTGAATTACTGATTTACTGAAGCTTCTAGCTCTGTGTAGTCTTTGATTTACTGatttattgaataattgtttGATTCTTTTAGCTTCTAGttctaggtaattttttttattaactatgtgATTTACTGATTGTTTATTGCTCTATGAAGTGTGAACTGTGAAGTGTGAATTGATTCAACTGAAGTTACTGAACTGAATTGTGAAGTTTGTTGAATAATTGtgaataattattgttagttaaGCTGTGAAGTTATGGATTTATTGATTAATTGTTTGATTTTTCTAGCTTCTAGTTTTgggtaatttttttgttaactatGTGATTTACTGATTTTTTTATTGCTCTATGAAGTGTGAACTGTGAAGTGTGAACTGATTCAACTGAAGTTACTGAATTGAACTGTGAACTTTGTTGAATAATTGtgaataattattgttagttaaGCTGTGAAGTATGAACTACTGAAGTCACTGAAGTGTGAACTGTTTTACTGatttattgaataattgtttGATTCTTCTAGCTTCTAGTTCTaggtcattttttttattaactatgtgATTCACTGATTTTTGATTGCTCTGTGAAGTGTGAACTGATTCAACTGAAGTTACTAAACTGAAGTGCGAACTTTGTTGAATAATTGtgaataattattgttagttaaGTTGTGAAGTGTGAACTTCTGAAGTCATTGAACTGTGAACTGATTTAGTGATTTACTGAAGCTTCTAGCTCTGTGAAGTCTCTGATTTACTGatttattgaataattgtttGATGCTTCTAGCTTTTAGCTCtaggtaaatttttttattaactatgtgatttattgattttttattgcTCTGTGAAGTGTGAACTGATTCAACTGAAGTTATTGAACTGAACTGTGAACTTTGTTGAATAATTGttaataattattgttagttaagctgtgaagtgtgaactactgaattttgttgtttgttgagtaattgtgaataattttaaataattttggatGTTGTTTGTTATGATCTTGAGATTATTGAGTTGGAGTGGGTTGTTGTGATATTGTAATTGGCAAAAACCATTATTGGATTGCTGGTAATTATGATACAACACATTAgaaattttttcaaataaaatttttgtattctCTCTTTATCTGTTGACATAATATTTGTTCATTTGTTGTATTACTTTTCTAATTTTCTTCGTAGATCTTAATATATAGTATAAATAagtagtatattttttttatgaacaacGAGGGAGCTTAATCTCtaagaaaagaaatatttttattcttagaaaataaatatttttaaaagaaaatgttaaaaaactaccattttttataataaaaaagaaaatatttcggGTTGCTCCGATTTCCACGTTTCTTCAATTCACAGATTCTTTCTCTCACGTTTAGCTTCTCATCGGAGCTCCGAAAAAACCACCACAGTCACCACCAGCACTGAGCGCCACCATGGAAGGTGGCGGAGCAACGCTATCGGATGTTTACCAAAGCGCGAAGAAGCTCCTCCTGAAGACGCGCGACGGGGTGGAACGCCTCGAGCGCCTCGACTACTCCGCCTCCTCcgatctctccctctccctctccaacgACATCTCTCAGATCCAATCCCTATGCGTCCAGATGGATCGATTCTGGCGCTCCATCGCCGCCAAATCTCAACGCGATCTCTGGAAAAGGTTCGTTCCGAATCATCCTCCTCCTTAGCCATTTTTTAACCTATTCTGAAATTCTGTTTCTGCAACACGTTAATTATTAGGCCATGATGCTTCTGAAATAAACGAAGTATCTGCAATCGGTGAAACATTGTAGTTTAGAAGAATTTTCAATACGGTAACTAGTGTGGTAGCAAAGTTTGGAATctggtatttttttttcttttcttttgccagTGGTTGATGTTGAAGTGGTTGTGTTGTGAATTTTGGTGCAGAAAAGTGGAACAGATTGCTGAAGAGGCCGACTCTCTGAAACAGTctttagataaatataacataaaaaatcagAAACGGATCACAGAAGCTAAAGAGAGAGCAGAGCTTCTAGGACGAGCAGTATGTACTTCGAATTTTCATCATGCTTTGGTTTTGATGATTCTCTCTATTACTGTTTTTATGTTTTTGCTTGATTTTGATGCATGCATGATTGATGATTGATTTGTTTTTCGTTAATTTGATGTAGCAGAATGGGGATTCCAGCCATGTTTTGAGGATCTTTGACGAGGAGGCACAAGCTATGCAATCGGTTCGAAACTCAAGGCTTGAGCTGCAGAATTCTACTGCACTTGGAGAAAACATCCTTTCTTCAATACATGGGCAAAGGGAACGCTTGAAGGTATCTTCATACATTTAATACGATTGATCCCTGGCctgaaagatatgaaagataggATCAACAAACATTTTGATTAAAACTATTGAAAGATAGTATATTTTTTGAACTTTCACGTAAACAACTAGTTTTTGACAACTATACTCAACAACCACACAAAAGTTAAAAAGGTGTTTAATGAAACGGCATAACAAGTTCGAAACAGACATCTCTTTTACTTTTTGTATACTTATATATAGTTGTCAAAACTGTTGTTTACATAGCACTTCTTGAAGAAATGGTTCATTTTCTTGCAGATTTCATTTGTGACTAGTAAGTTGGTTTTGAACAAGTGTAGCTTCTGTCTCTTCTTTGGTGAAAAGCTAAATTTAAAATGATGCTTTAGATTTCGTTTTTAGCAATGCTAACACTAAATGATTACTGCAGAGTGCTCATAGGAAAGCATTGGATGTGCTGAACACAGTGGGGATGTCAAATTCCGTTTTGAGGCTAATTGAGAGATGTAACCGTGTTGATCAGTGGATCAAATATGCAGGCATGCTTTTAACTGTCATTttcttgtttgcttttgttaTATGGAGACATTAGACGGGACCATCTTTCAAGAGTTGGTATCTTCCTTTGTAAAAAGTATATGCAAATAGATTTGTCCAGAAAAAATGTTTTGTACCTTTGAATAACTAAGGTTGCTTAAAATTCGCTTGTATTCTTTACAGCTGATATTTGAGCCAGATAGAATCTAAGCCTATATAGTTTTGTTCTTAAAAAGAAAATGTTGAAAAGTTTAATCATTTCAATTTGAAAACAGAAGTTTCCCATTagccattagaatttgggaacaccaataattgaaaaagaaaaagaaacaaaaattttgtTGAAACCcaccaaggaattgggcaatggaATGAGAAGGCAATGAAAAGTTGGAAATTTTTCCACCAATAGATAAAACCAGAAAAAGTTGTTTGAACCCTAGTGAGAGGGAGAGGGACTGATATACTGATCAGTAGTCAGTACTATCCATTAGAAGAGTTTCAGAATGagtggaaaaaaagaaaaaaaaaatgagtggaaaaaaaagaaaaaagaaaaaaaaaaagacagaatCTCAATCATATGATGAGTGAGTGGGCTCCTATTAAATTTTGTTTGCTTAATATAGTGTGAAAGAACATAATTCTGATTGAAGTTTATTTGCATTATATGCATGAGTTGAACTACACTTTCTTTACATACATAGAATAGAAGAGTTTAAATACCAATAGCGTATTTATTGTCAATGGAGACATGATTTGATTTTGGATTGGGATGAGTATTCTGCTTAATATAAACTCttgtgtataaaataaaaatagtaactaAATAATGAATCTTTAAAGGATTCTTGATTTAAAACTTTATTACTTGAATATGAAATATATTGTATATCAACTTCATATTTACAGAAGTTTAAATTCATATATTTTCTTCTCTAGTGATTTTTTCAGAAGCATTTTAATTCGTAAAATATTAAGATAAAAGAGACTTTTGAAGACTAAGGAATCCTTTAAATGTGATcctttatttagttttttattataataatttaaaaaaaataaaataatacattcaaatagatttagtgtctttttaaaattaaatacatattcaaaatacaaactaaataaaactgaaatttaaaatttaaaatttttgtttcagttctagcatttttaattattaaaagattATCATTTAAATATACATCCAAAAATTATATTCagtaaaattaaagattttaattttaaaatccaaaaaataaatctTAAGAGTTTTAATTATTAACCCACACATCTAAAATCTTACAAGAGATCATATTTTGAACTAATAtgttagatatatttttattgaataagatCTAaaaaacttagcttaattattcattttaatcattttaaaaccattaataaaaaataagaaatattagatacgtttttatcgaataagatataaaaaaaattaattttatttttaacgtttaattttaaattttaaatttatgattttggatgtattTTAAACATATTTTGTAGATAAgtcaataattttagatgtgtaataattgaaaaaaaaaacaatttttacaaacatacattttaataattttaaaagtattaatgttcaaataagtaacgataaaatctaactaataataaaaaaataacaaatattagatgagtttttattgaataagatataaaaaactaattttatatttaacctttaaatttaaatttttgatttatgattatgaatGTGTCTCAGAGATATTTTGTGTAtcacttaataattttagatgtgttacaattgaaaataaaaaataatttttacgtacattttaataatttttaaagcattaatattcaaataagtaacaaaaaatttgaactattaaaaaaaagaaatattaaatgAACTTTAATCGaatatgatataaaaaattaattttatttttaatgtttaaatttaaattttagatttatgattttggatgtgtttcaaaaatattttttgaataatttaataattttagatgtgtaattgctcctttatttatctttaattcagTCTAATGATTTTATGTTGGTGGTCTTCTCTAATCATTCTAgagataaagattaaaaaaacaaaagaaaggaaggaaagagaagaagaagaaaagagtatTGATGCATAGACTCATAATTCATTTATTGTTTAATCAAATGTTGATATAATCTTATTAAAATTTCATTCgacaatgatgatgaatgagtttCGAGTTAGCAtgcatagtcattcgagtcaaatAGGAACAAAATAGTACgactcatataataataataataataataataataataagtatgaATAGTAAATTTACTTGTAAAGGAGTAGCATTCttctataaaaaattttgtttgtgaaaaacgtaagagagaaaaagaaaagaatgtacGAGAGAGAGAATcgtgaagagaaaataaaaaaatattaaagtaacTACTTTATGAAGTAAATAAGAAGTAAGagaaattttagtaattaaaatttaaatttattttaattactaacATGTTTAACTATAAATTAAAaatgtattttaattaaaatttaattaaataatattatttgaattaaaaagtTGAATCAAAGCTAAATTTTAAAGGACACGTAGCATTTTTCTATACCTATATTGAGGATCATTGGACTGCCTTTTATGCATGGTTGttggaaaaaatagaaaaatgaaaaagtgtAAGGTCAAAATGAATACTTAttactaacaaaataaaaaattatattataattacagTTATACTACACATACAAGTTTTTTTGCTTTACAAATTTTATAAGTTAGACTAAATCCAATAGAAGCTATGCTCACCCACAAAAGCGTGTTAACACGCGCATCACATTTCCAAAGTGCTCATTCACCATTATGAacgacttttctttttcttcctcgaTAAAAACTACAACTGtcattttttcttcatgtttcttctcctcttcctcttcttccttcttcttctcctttctctttgtgtttctccttttttttcttcacgtgtttcatcttcatcgtcgtgcttctcctctttcttttgatTTTACAACATTACatacttttttcttctttgtttgattttttcgtcccaaaaagaattatgagaatatgaaataagaagataaaaaagaagaaatagcagaagatgagaaggaggaagacGAAGAattctgaattatgcagaacttatcaaaataaaaatacacccaaatatcttcgttttacacccaaatttgttgcaaatacagaaatgagttatactacgtgtacactaaaatcagccaccccagtatactggaatacaaatatacattgaaaataaattaaagcacatatatatttatacacaaatacattagtgaccgattttaatgtacaaatagcatttttgtacaaAAAAATGTTTCCTGTAATTTCTGTTTTATTCCCCTCTTAGGTTTAAAAATTTCTGTTTTATTCCCATTCCATAAAACACTAACACCGTAGCTAACTGAATTAAAGACACTAGTTCACATAAGAAATTTCTGTATGTTTTCATATATACCTTCCTCTCATCTCTGGCGTTTACTTTGATTAGTCAAAGTCTTCCCCATTGACTCCATCCATAACCCTCTACatttgattatatattatattattgttatttatttagGAACTAATTAAATATACTAATAAGCTCACAAATTATATGATAATGGTcgaaccatcatcatcatcgtcatcttcttcttccttcacaTGGAATTGGATCTACGACGTTTTCCTCAGTTTCAGAGGAGAAGATACTAGAAACGGTTTCACCAGTAATCTCTACCATGCACTGGATCAAAAGGGGATCCACACCTTCATTGATGATGAGGAGcttcaaaagggggaagaaattACTCCAGCACTTGTGAAGGCTATTCAAGAATCTAGGATCGCCATCGTTGTGTTCTCTAAGAACTATGCATCATCTGCTTTCTGTTTGGACGAGCTAGCAAAGATTCTTGAGCTGTTGAAACTTGAAGGAAGATTGGTTTGGCCAATCTTTTATGATGTGGATCCATCAGATGTTCGCCATCAGAAAGGTAGCTATGCGGGGGCATTAGCAAAACATGAAGAACGGTTCCAGAATGATGACAATGGCAAGGTACAAAAATGGAGGAATGCTCTACGTGAAGCAGCTAATTTGTCCGGTTCACATTTCAAACCAGGGTAATAATCTATATGTTTCTTACCTACAAAACTCTTCAAATTATTGTTGGCTAAGtgtggataaaaataataatatttattgatgatgtaactgttaaaaatataatcattaatgttattttttttgttagctttaaatttttaagatgaaTAGTTCTATacaaaaaaat
Coding sequences within it:
- the LOC112802991 gene encoding disease resistance-like protein DSC1 isoform X2, translated to MIMVEPSSSSSSSSSFTWNWIYDVFLSFRGEDTRNGFTSNLYHALDQKGIHTFIDDEELQKGEEITPALVKAIQESRIAIVVFSKNYASSAFCLDELAKILELLKLEGRLVWPIFYDVDPSDVRHQKGSYAGALAKHEERFQNDDNGKVQKWRNALREAANLSGSHFKPGSLMKIDKNNNCVRMHDLIQDMGREIVRRESTSKPGKRSRLWNDEDIVHVLENDMGSDRVEVIILHSSKRRVNWNGKAFKKMRNLKVLIFWDVHFSVGPDHLPNSLRVLEWDGYPSPSLPSDFHPTKLFMLNLCNSSLKLDNPLQISFKMLATAMHKWVHS
- the LOC112802991 gene encoding disease resistance-like protein DSC1 isoform X3 — translated: MIMVEPSSSSSSSSSFTWNWIYDVFLSFRGEDTRNGFTSNLYHALDQKGIHTFIDDEELQKGEEITPALVKAIQESRIAIVVFSKNYASSAFCLDELAKILELLKLEGRLVWPIFYDVDPSDVRHQKGSYAGALAKHEERFQNDDNGKVQKWRNALREAANLSGSHFKPGSLMKIDKNNNCVRMHDLIQDMGREIVRRESTSKPGKRSRLWNDEDIVHVLENDMGSDRVEVIILHSSKRRVNWNGKAFKKMRNLKVLIFWDVHFSVGPDHLPNSLRVLEWDGYPSPSLPSDFHPTKLFMLNLCNSSLKLDNPLQN
- the LOC112802987 gene encoding membrin-11 isoform X2, with the translated sequence MEGGGATLSDVYQSAKKLLLKTRDGVERLERLDYSASSDLSLSLSNDISQIQSLCVQMDRFWRSIAAKSQRDLWKRKVEQIAEEADSLKQSLDKYNIKNQKRITEAKERAELLGRANGDSSHVLRIFDEEAQAMQSVRNSRLELQNSTALGENILSSIHGQRERLKSAHRKALDVLNTVGMSNSVLRLIERCNRVDQWIKYAGMLLTVIFLFAFVIWRH
- the LOC112802987 gene encoding membrin-11 isoform X1, which gives rise to MEGGGATLSDVYQSAKKLLLKTRDGVERLERLDYSASSDLSLSLSNDISQIQSLCVQMDRFWRSIAAKSQRDLWKRKVEQIAEEADSLKQSLDKYNIKNQKRITEAKERAELLGRAQNGDSSHVLRIFDEEAQAMQSVRNSRLELQNSTALGENILSSIHGQRERLKSAHRKALDVLNTVGMSNSVLRLIERCNRVDQWIKYAGMLLTVIFLFAFVIWRH